TCAGAAAATGCTGGTCGCGCCAGGGGGATCTGCGTCCATGACTGGTCGGCCGGCCCTGCTTTTCGTCCTGTCATCGCTTTTGCTGGTGTTTTTTTTCTCTCCTGCCGAAGCCCTTTCGGGATCCCCCGCGATTGATGTTGTGCAGGGAGGGTTCTTTTTGGTGAGCGAACCTGTGAGCGCGAAGGGACGGCATATCATGTTCCTGAACCGGACGATCCCTTTCGAAAGACTGCAAAAACCGGGGAAAGGCCCGTTTCGCGGACTGGCAGCCGGGAGCCGGCTTCTTGTTGTGGGGATCGATCTGGCCCAAAAACCGGGTGTCTATCCCCTGAAGGTGATGGAAACAGGCAGGTTGGCGACGGTCCGGGTCGTTCCCCGGAAATTTATGGTGTCGCGCCTGCACGTCCGCTCCCGGTTCGTTTCTCCCCCGCCTACTCTCCTGGCCCGTATCCTTCGCGAAAGGCACATTATTCATGAGGCCCTTTCCCGAAGATCTCCCCTGCTTGTTTCCGGTGCTTTTATCCTTCCGCTCAAGGGGCGGGTGACGCATGATTTCGGCGCCATCCGGATCCTGAACGGAAAACCCATGTCCCGCCATCTTGGCGAGGATATCGACGCCCCGGAAGGGACCCCCGTGCTGGCGGCCAATGATGGGAAAGTGGTTCTGGCCGGTCGATTCTATTACGACGGAAACATGGTGATTGTGGATCACGGGGGAGGGCTTTTTACAGAATATCTCCATCTGCACGATATCCATGTTCGCCCGGGAGAGAGTGTCCGGTGCGGCGACCTGATCGGACATCTTGGCCATACGGGCCGGGTGACCGGCCCTGTCTTTCATTACGGAGCGGTTCTGGAAGGAAGCCATGTAAATCCCATGCTTCTGTCTGACCGAAACTGGATCTCCCTTCCCTTCTCCGGCCGATAGACATGTCCGAACGTTCCCCGGGTTCTGTCTGGGTTCTTGCTGGCGTGGACCCCTCGGGAGGGGCCGGACTCCATCAGGATCTCCGCGTTTTGTCCGCACTGGGACTTGCGGCGAAGGGAATTCCGACGTGCCTGACCGTCCAGAACATTCGGGAAGTCCGGCGGGTGGTTCCGGTCGAGGAGGACGTATTCCGGGACATGTTCGATGCTCTCCTGGCGGTCGAACCTCCGGCTCTTATCAAGATCGGCCTCTTGCCCGAAACGCTTCTCGCGTCACTTCTGGGGTTTCTGGACAATCTTCCGTCCGGCATACCGGTAGTGCTCGATCCGATCTTGCGTTTCGGGTCGGGAGATCCGTTTCTCGATCCGGCCCCGTTTCAGAAAAGGGCGACCCGGATTTTTCCGCGAGCCTCCCTGGTGACGCCCAATCTTCCCGAGGCTTCCGTCCTCCTTGGACGGGACGTGCATCCCGATCGGGAAAGCATGCGCAATGCCGCGGAGGAAATTCTGGTCCGATATAAACCTGAAGCGGTTTATCTGAAAGGTGGACACGCCAGTGGCGAGGAAAAGCAGGATCTGTATGTCAGCCGGGAAGACTGTCTTGTGTTGACCTATCCTTCCCTCTCGATTCCCGCCCTGCATGGGGGAGGATGCACTCTGGCCTCACTTTTTTCAGGTTGCCGTCTTCTTGATCCGTTGGCTTCCTGGTCCGCTGTTGTCCGTCAGGCCAGAGAGATCTTCCAGAAGGCGCTGGACTGGGAATCCCGGAGGGACGGGCCTTCGAGACGGACGCTGGACACTGTTTTTCTCCCTTCGAAGGGAGCCTTGCAGATCATTCTCCCAGAGGAATTTTAAAGAAAGAGATCTTTCGTGACGTTTTTCAATCCGGAAATCCCGTCCTCTTCCCAGGGGGGCCCCGACCGTTTCCCGGAAATCCTCTCGGCCTGCCTGCAGGTATCGGACGAAGCTTTGGACTCGACCTCCCTTTACCGGGATGTGTCGGGACTGCTCGAAACGTTGGAGTGGATCCGGACCGTCTGGATTGCCTCCCGTCCGTCGACAGGCGGATGGCCGGTTGCGGCCGGCAAGGAAGGTCTGCCGCGAGAAGACTTTCCGGAAGGAATAGAACTGGCAGAAAACGCCTGGCGGGAGGGAAGAACCATTCAGGGAGCCCTTCCTTCCGGAGACGGAGCCTGGATTTTCCTTCCGATTTTTGTCAGGGACCGTGTCCATGGACTTCTGGCACTCCTGTGCAACACGACGGACATCCCGGAAGAGAGGATCCGCTTTTTGGACGCTGTCGCTCGTGCAATCGGTTCCGGTCTTTTGCGGCTCGATCTCCAGGGGAGTTTTCATCTTCTTGAAAATCTCTATGTGTCTCTGGTGGCTTCGGTGGAAGAACTTCTCCCGTCCAGAGACCCTGGCCGCCTCCTCGAAAGTCTCTGCCAGACGCTTGTCCGGGGGGAGTTGTTCGAGGCTGCCTGGCTTGGCGAGCCCGGGCCGGGAGGGGATTTCCGGGTTCTGGCACGGGCCGGTTCCGGCGCTGATGCCATCGGACATTCCGTCGTCAATGCGAAGGATGGTCGGGAAACGTCTCTGGTCAGACGTTGCTGGACATCGGCCGAGACTGTCGCCGCCCGTTTTCCAGACGATCTCACCGGTCCCGAACGGGATCTTTTCGCCCTCAACAACTGGAGATCGGGAATGGCCGTTCCGGTGACCCGGGACGGTGTCCTGGACATGGTGTTGCTTCTGACATCCGCCAAGGAAGGCTCGTTGCATCCCGATGTCCAGGAACATTGTCGCCGGATCGCCCGATTGCTGGGGTACAGCCTGTCCGAAATTGCCCTTCGGGAAAAGTTGTTCGACCAGGTTCAGCGGGAATCTCTCCGGGCGCGCCAGGATCCGCTGACGGGTCTTCCCAACCGTCTGAGTCTCGAGGACAGGGTGAGCGAAGCCGTCGCCCGCGCCCGAAGAACCGGGTCACTGATGGCCGTTTGCATGCTGGATCTGGATAACTTCAAAGCGCTGAATGACCTGAACGGTCATGCGGCAGGAGATCTGGTTTTGCGGCAGCTGGCGGAACGGTTTCGCCGGATCCAAAGAGAAGAGGAGTTTCTGGCCCGGATGGGCGGAGACGAATTTGTGCTCGTGCTGGAAGGTCTCCGGGGTCCGGAAGAGCTTGTCCCTGTTTTCGAGCGGATCCGCTCCATCATTCTCTCCCCTTTTGCTCTCGGGGAAGGACATCTTGCCCCTCTCGACCTTTCGGCGGGGGTTGCGCTCTATCCTCTGGACGGCGACGATCCGGACCTTCTCCTGCGCCGGGCCGACAATGCCCTGTATACGTCCAAGATCCAAAAATCCAGCCGGTCCGTCTGGTGGAAACGCTGGGAAGCCAGAGAAATGGCCGGAGAAAACCCTCCCGAATACGGACTTGATCCCTACGGTCCTGAATCCTCTCACTTCCTGGAGCGGACGGACAAGTTCCATTTCATGGCGGCCGAAGAATTCATCCGGGATTTTTATGAAAAGCTTCGCTTGATACCTCGGACCAGAGCCATCATTGATTGTCTATCTCCGGAAGAAATGGAGCATCTGAAAGATCGTCAGAAAGATCACCTCACTCTTCTTCTTTCCGTTTCCGTCACCCGGGACGCTCTTTTTCGCGCGGGGTACCTGATGGGACGGACACATGCCCTTGTGGGGGTGGACCGGTCCCAGATCGACGAATCCTATCGGCTGTTTCAAAGCATCTTTCAGGAAAAAGTGTTTCAGTCCGGTCTTCCCAAGGAAGAAAAGGTTGGACTTTTCTCCATCTTTCTCGCCCGCCTCAAAGACGACACCGAAGGACAATTCAAGGGTCTGGAATCGACGGTGGAGGCGTATCATTCCTTTTTGGGCCGTTCCCTTCCGGCATCCGGATCCCTGATGCCGGATGTCATGGCGGAGGAAATGGAGATTCTCGGGCAGCTTCCGGGAATCCGGTCGGTGATTCTGTTCCGGCCCGACAGGGAAGGTCTTTTCGTCCCGGTTTTCAGTCACCAGACCCCGGAGGAATACAGGGAGTTTTTGATGGCCGGAGGCGAACATCCCGTCCTGGATTCCGGGCAACCCCAGGGGAAAGGTCTGATTCCGCAGGCCTGGCTGGATGGAAAGATCATGAGTTCCCCGACCGCCGTTTCGGACCCCCGCTTGAAACCGTGGATCATCCTCTATGAAAAGATGGGGATCCGGAGCACGGTGGCCATTCCCGTCTTCGATGTCCAGGGGAAAATCGCTTATGTACTCCATCTGGGAGGAGAATATCCCGGCCAGTTCGAGTCCGAGTGGATGCGTCATTTCTGCGAAGGACTGTCCCGACGGGTCACGCTTCTTCTGTCCCGTCCGGGCCTTCTTCCGGTGTTGCCGGAGGCGACATCCCGCCATTGGCGGAACCGGCTGTTCTCAGGAGGCCTGCGAATGGTCTACCAGCCGGTCATCAACCTTCTTGGAGGCGTTCCCCCGAAGGTGGAAGCGCTGGCTCGACTGGAAATGGAAGATGGGCAGACAATCCTGCCCGGAAATTTTATCGGGGTTCTGGGGGAACAGGAGCTTGACCGTCTGTTCTGGCACGGGCTTGCCCAGGCCCTGACCGATCTTCGGGGGTGGGATTCCCAAGGCCTGTCTCTGGGACTCTCTGTCAATGCTCCTCCCTTCATTCTGACCCAGTCGGACTTTTTGCCGAGGCTCCGGGAACAGCTCCGGGAACAGCTCCGGAAAAGCGGATTTTCACCGAACCGGTTGTATCTGGAGCTTCTGGAAAGCCTGCAGATGGAGATGAATCATGAGTTTGTCTCTTCGCTGCAAGAGCTTTCCCGACTGGGTATTCATATCGTGATGGATGATCTGGGCTCCGGGTACAGCAGTCTCGACCGCCTCCGGAGTCTTCCTTTTGAGGCGGTGAAAGTGGATCAAAGCCTGATCCGAAACGCCCGGACAGACCCCTATCGGACCGTCAGCTTCATCGGAATGCTGGTTCAGCTGGGCCGTGACCTGGACATGAGTGTCGTTGTGGAGGGTCTGGAGTTCCTCGAGCAGGTCGAGATCGCCTTTTTCCTCGGGGCGCACTTCGGGCAGGGCTTTTTTCTTGCCACCCCCATGTCGGCGGAGAACGTTCCGGAGTGGTATGGGCACTTTTCAAGATTTTCTCCTATTCAAACGCCCAAAACCGCTCTTGGAGCCCTGGCCCTCCACTGGAAGTCGACCCACGTGGGAACGTCTCTGGAAAGCGCGCGTTACCGCCTGTCTCTGGAGGATTGTCCCAATACCCGGTTTCTGGAGGAGAAAGGCTTGTCCGGCTTGCCGATCGGGCTTCTCCACCGCAAACTTCATGAGCTGAGAACGAGAGGAGCCTCCTCGGTCTCGGCCCTGAGGGCAATGGAATCCGAATTCTCTTCGGAGCTTGTCCGGCTCATTCTCCAGGAAAAACTCTGAAGTCTCCGACGGACAGGGAATGCGAACGATGTTTGACTTCATTGGTGTCATTCAATATCTTTATAAGATTCTCCATTGTCAGGGTTTTTGGGGAAAACCTCCGGGAGTGTTTCTGCCACCCGGAGAGTATCGATTCCGTTGACGGAAAGGCGAATGAGTCCAAAAAGCATGACCGAAAAAGAGACAGAGTCCCTCAAGGCGCTTCGGCACAGTGCTGCCCATACATTGGCACAGGCAGTGAAGAAGCTCTATCCTTCCGCGCAGGTTGGGATCGGCCCGGCGACGGAAGAGGGATTTTATTATGATTTCCGGTATGAAAGGCCTTTCACGCCGGAAGACCTTGAACGTATCGAAAACGAGATGAAGTCCCTGATCCGCTCCTCTCTTCCGATTGTCCGGAAACCGGTGAGCCGCGGGGAAGCAGAGAAGTTGTTCCGGGAGAGAAACGAGCCGTTCAAGCTCGAACTGATTCAGGGTATTCCGGAAGACGCGGAAATTACGGTTTACGAACAGGGTGAGTTTGTCGATCTGTGCCGGGGACCGCATGTGTCGTCGACAGGAGAGATCCCGGCCGTGCGTCTCCTGTCCACTTCGAGCGCATACTGGAAAGGGGTGGAATCCAATCCGTCCCTTCAGCGGATATACGGAACCGCTTTTCACAGTGAAAAAGAGCTTGCGGACTATCTTCGTCAACAGGAAGAGGTTCAGCGTCGGGATCATCGAAAGCTTGGACGGGAGCTCGGACTGTTCCGGACGCTGGATGAAAAAGGCGCCGGGCTTGTCCTGTGGCTTCCCAAGGGAAGCCAGATTCGCCGGACTCTCGAAGAACTCTGGAAGATTCTGCATGACAGGCATGGATACCGGTATGTTTATACGCCCCACATTGCCCGGCTGGATTTGTGGATGCAGTCCGGTCACTGGGACTATTATCAGGACAGCATGTTCCGGCCTATGGAGACGGAAGGAACAGCGTATGAGCTGAAGCCCATGAACTGTCCTTTTCATATCCTGATTTTTCGGGAAAGCGTCCAGAGCTACCGGGACCTTCCCATCCGGTTGTCGGAACTGGGAACCGTCTACCGGTATGAACGTTCGGGAACCCTGCACGGGTTGATGCGCGTCCGTGGTTTTACCCAGGACGATGCCCATATTTTCTGCAAGCCGGAAGACCTTGCCGGTGAGATCCGAAACGTTCTGGCTCTTGTCGACCAGATGATTGGCCGCTTCGGCTTCACAGACCGCACCGTGTATCTGTCGACCCGTCCGGAAAAGTCCGTGGGGTCCGATGAAAACTGGGAGATGGCGACAGGGTCTCTTAGAAAGGCGCTGGAAGAATCCGGTATTCCTTATGAAGTCGATCCGGGGGAAGGCGTTTTTTACGGGCCCAAGATTGATATCAAGTTTCATGATGCGATCGGCAGAGCATGGCAGCTGTCGACCATTCAGGTCGATTTCAACTTGCCCGAAAAGTTTGACCTGACGTATCGCAACGATTCCGGTGAGCCCTGTCGGCCGATCATGATCCACCGGGCCCTCTTCGGGTCGATTGAACGGTTCTTCGGAATTCTGATCGAGCATTACGCCGGGGCATTTCCGCTCTGGCTGGCCCCGGAGCAGGTACGCATCATGACGATCGCCGACCGCCATATCCCTTATGCCCAGACCGTCCTGAGCCGGCTCAAAGACAGGGGAGTCCGGGCGGAAGGGGATTTTCGCAACGAGAAAATCGGATTCAAGGTTCGTGAAGCCCAGATGGAAAAAATTCCTGAAATGTGGGTCGTGGGAGACCGCGAAGTAGAAGAAACCCGGGTGTCTGTCCGGTCGAGAGAGGGAGAGAAAAAAGATCTCTGTCCGCTTGAATCGGAACTCGAAGATCTTTTTCGCCGGAGCTTTCCCCCGGAAATGCTCCCCCGTTCAAATGGATTCTGATGTTTAACGAGGAGGAAATCTATTAATCCAAAACCCCGCGTCAATTATGAAATAAAGATCAAGGAAGTTCGCGTGATTGGACCGGAAGGCGAACAGCTCGGCATTTTTCCGACGCACGTGGCCATCAAGAAAGCGGAGGAGCAGGGGTTCGACCTGGTTGAAGTTTCTCCGACCGCCAAGCCACCTGTGTGCAAGATGATGGACTTCGGCAAGTACATGTATGAACAGAGCAAAAAAGTTCATGCAATGAAACAGCACCAAAAGTCCGGGCAGATCAAGGAAGTCAAGTTCCGGCCCCATATCAACGAGCATGATCTTGAAACAAAGATCAACTATGTCCAGCGATTTCTCGAAGACGGGAACAAGGCAAAAATCAGTATGATGTTCCGTGGCCGGGAAATGATCCATACGGAAGTCGGGAAAGAGCTGCTTCAGAAAATCATCGTCGCAACGGAGGGAGTGGCCGTTCTGGAGGTTCCTCCCCGCATGGAAGGTTCAAATATGACGATGACACTGGCACCCGCCACGACGCAGGCAAA
This portion of the Leptospirillum ferriphilum genome encodes:
- a CDS encoding EAL domain-containing protein, translated to MTFFNPEIPSSSQGGPDRFPEILSACLQVSDEALDSTSLYRDVSGLLETLEWIRTVWIASRPSTGGWPVAAGKEGLPREDFPEGIELAENAWREGRTIQGALPSGDGAWIFLPIFVRDRVHGLLALLCNTTDIPEERIRFLDAVARAIGSGLLRLDLQGSFHLLENLYVSLVASVEELLPSRDPGRLLESLCQTLVRGELFEAAWLGEPGPGGDFRVLARAGSGADAIGHSVVNAKDGRETSLVRRCWTSAETVAARFPDDLTGPERDLFALNNWRSGMAVPVTRDGVLDMVLLLTSAKEGSLHPDVQEHCRRIARLLGYSLSEIALREKLFDQVQRESLRARQDPLTGLPNRLSLEDRVSEAVARARRTGSLMAVCMLDLDNFKALNDLNGHAAGDLVLRQLAERFRRIQREEEFLARMGGDEFVLVLEGLRGPEELVPVFERIRSIILSPFALGEGHLAPLDLSAGVALYPLDGDDPDLLLRRADNALYTSKIQKSSRSVWWKRWEAREMAGENPPEYGLDPYGPESSHFLERTDKFHFMAAEEFIRDFYEKLRLIPRTRAIIDCLSPEEMEHLKDRQKDHLTLLLSVSVTRDALFRAGYLMGRTHALVGVDRSQIDESYRLFQSIFQEKVFQSGLPKEEKVGLFSIFLARLKDDTEGQFKGLESTVEAYHSFLGRSLPASGSLMPDVMAEEMEILGQLPGIRSVILFRPDREGLFVPVFSHQTPEEYREFLMAGGEHPVLDSGQPQGKGLIPQAWLDGKIMSSPTAVSDPRLKPWIILYEKMGIRSTVAIPVFDVQGKIAYVLHLGGEYPGQFESEWMRHFCEGLSRRVTLLLSRPGLLPVLPEATSRHWRNRLFSGGLRMVYQPVINLLGGVPPKVEALARLEMEDGQTILPGNFIGVLGEQELDRLFWHGLAQALTDLRGWDSQGLSLGLSVNAPPFILTQSDFLPRLREQLREQLRKSGFSPNRLYLELLESLQMEMNHEFVSSLQELSRLGIHIVMDDLGSGYSSLDRLRSLPFEAVKVDQSLIRNARTDPYRTVSFIGMLVQLGRDLDMSVVVEGLEFLEQVEIAFFLGAHFGQGFFLATPMSAENVPEWYGHFSRFSPIQTPKTALGALALHWKSTHVGTSLESARYRLSLEDCPNTRFLEEKGLSGLPIGLLHRKLHELRTRGASSVSALRAMESEFSSELVRLILQEKL
- the infC gene encoding translation initiation factor IF-3, translated to MIGPEGEQLGIFPTHVAIKKAEEQGFDLVEVSPTAKPPVCKMMDFGKYMYEQSKKVHAMKQHQKSGQIKEVKFRPHINEHDLETKINYVQRFLEDGNKAKISMMFRGREMIHTEVGKELLQKIIVATEGVAVLEVPPRMEGSNMTMTLAPATTQAKTGKSADPGEKTDESGPGKS
- a CDS encoding M23 family metallopeptidase — its product is MTGRPALLFVLSSLLLVFFFSPAEALSGSPAIDVVQGGFFLVSEPVSAKGRHIMFLNRTIPFERLQKPGKGPFRGLAAGSRLLVVGIDLAQKPGVYPLKVMETGRLATVRVVPRKFMVSRLHVRSRFVSPPPTLLARILRERHIIHEALSRRSPLLVSGAFILPLKGRVTHDFGAIRILNGKPMSRHLGEDIDAPEGTPVLAANDGKVVLAGRFYYDGNMVIVDHGGGLFTEYLHLHDIHVRPGESVRCGDLIGHLGHTGRVTGPVFHYGAVLEGSHVNPMLLSDRNWISLPFSGR
- a CDS encoding hydroxymethylpyrimidine/phosphomethylpyrimidine kinase produces the protein MSERSPGSVWVLAGVDPSGGAGLHQDLRVLSALGLAAKGIPTCLTVQNIREVRRVVPVEEDVFRDMFDALLAVEPPALIKIGLLPETLLASLLGFLDNLPSGIPVVLDPILRFGSGDPFLDPAPFQKRATRIFPRASLVTPNLPEASVLLGRDVHPDRESMRNAAEEILVRYKPEAVYLKGGHASGEEKQDLYVSREDCLVLTYPSLSIPALHGGGCTLASLFSGCRLLDPLASWSAVVRQAREIFQKALDWESRRDGPSRRTLDTVFLPSKGALQIILPEEF
- the thrS gene encoding threonine--tRNA ligase, with the protein product MSPKSMTEKETESLKALRHSAAHTLAQAVKKLYPSAQVGIGPATEEGFYYDFRYERPFTPEDLERIENEMKSLIRSSLPIVRKPVSRGEAEKLFRERNEPFKLELIQGIPEDAEITVYEQGEFVDLCRGPHVSSTGEIPAVRLLSTSSAYWKGVESNPSLQRIYGTAFHSEKELADYLRQQEEVQRRDHRKLGRELGLFRTLDEKGAGLVLWLPKGSQIRRTLEELWKILHDRHGYRYVYTPHIARLDLWMQSGHWDYYQDSMFRPMETEGTAYELKPMNCPFHILIFRESVQSYRDLPIRLSELGTVYRYERSGTLHGLMRVRGFTQDDAHIFCKPEDLAGEIRNVLALVDQMIGRFGFTDRTVYLSTRPEKSVGSDENWEMATGSLRKALEESGIPYEVDPGEGVFYGPKIDIKFHDAIGRAWQLSTIQVDFNLPEKFDLTYRNDSGEPCRPIMIHRALFGSIERFFGILIEHYAGAFPLWLAPEQVRIMTIADRHIPYAQTVLSRLKDRGVRAEGDFRNEKIGFKVREAQMEKIPEMWVVGDREVEETRVSVRSREGEKKDLCPLESELEDLFRRSFPPEMLPRSNGF